A genome region from Deinococcus seoulensis includes the following:
- a CDS encoding prephenate dehydratase has translation MSTSASRLTIAFQGNPGSYGEIAALSALGEGRDVDTRGYPTFHEVARAVEAGEADFGVLPVENSLMGAIHQAIDVLTDTDLHVSGEVVVRVSHCLMALPGVALEDIRRVASQQPALDQCTVLIRKHGWQPVAAHDTAGSAKNLAQSGERDLAAIASSRAAELYGLNVLQREIEDEPYNFTRFMVLSRTEPAPSDAPHKTSLVFAVRHTPGFLVETLNELRGLNLSRIESRPRRDRAWSYLMYVDIEGDARDPRVAQALAGVLRKASYAKIIGSYPAAQGTVG, from the coding sequence ATGAGCACAAGCGCCTCCCGCCTGACGATCGCCTTTCAGGGCAACCCCGGTTCCTACGGCGAGATTGCCGCGCTGAGTGCGCTGGGCGAGGGCCGGGACGTGGATACGCGCGGCTACCCGACCTTTCATGAGGTCGCGCGGGCCGTGGAGGCAGGCGAGGCGGATTTCGGGGTGCTGCCGGTCGAGAACAGCCTGATGGGCGCCATTCATCAGGCGATCGACGTGCTGACCGACACGGACCTGCACGTGTCCGGTGAGGTCGTGGTGCGGGTGTCGCACTGCCTGATGGCGCTGCCCGGCGTGGCGCTGGAGGACATCCGGCGCGTGGCGAGTCAGCAGCCGGCGCTGGATCAGTGCACCGTCCTGATCCGCAAGCACGGGTGGCAGCCGGTCGCGGCGCACGACACGGCCGGAAGTGCCAAGAACCTCGCGCAGAGCGGCGAGCGGGACCTCGCGGCGATCGCCAGCAGCCGCGCGGCGGAACTGTACGGCCTGAACGTCCTGCAACGCGAGATCGAGGACGAGCCGTACAACTTCACGCGGTTCATGGTGCTGTCGCGTACGGAGCCCGCGCCGAGCGACGCGCCGCACAAGACGAGTCTGGTGTTCGCGGTGCGGCACACGCCGGGCTTCCTGGTCGAGACGCTGAACGAGCTGCGCGGCCTGAACCTGAGCCGCATCGAGAGCCGTCCGCGCCGGGACCGCGCCTGGAGTTACCTGATGTACGTGGATATCGAGGGGGACGCCCGTGATCCGCGCGTGGCGCAGGCGCTGGCGGGGGTGCTGCGTAAGGCCAGTTACGCGAAGATCATCGGGTCGTACCCGGCGGCGCAGGGCACGGTCGGGTAG
- a CDS encoding amidase family protein, with protein MTLTMPDPILDLDACSLAAATRRGDLTASEAVRTYLSRLNALNPALRAVITVNPAAQADADTLDTLSADRRGPLHGVPILIKDNIDVAGLPTTAGSLLLRAHVPTHDAPLVARLRAAGAVILGKANMTEWANFMTVGMRNGYSSMGGQTVNPWQADRDTGGSSSGSGVAVAARLCAAAIGTETSGSIVSPAHQNGMIGLKPTLGLVPRTGIVPISHSQDTAGPITRSARDAALILTVIAGPDPHDESSRLLPVPDLQIRETALNGAHVGLIRDEPHVSPAEQAAFDHIAALLTDLNATTHDQTFPTRAELDGTGWNMEVLEYEFASDLNAYLAGVTDGPRSLREVIDAGDRDPERLLRYGQTLLHAAQGTRGDTSETNYRRARARDLRLTRTRGFDQLFAEGLDLLVFPGIHGCALAAKAGYPSLALPVTPPGTDTGAPPSGVLLVAPAGQDGRLLSLAAHLNRELGGVRFPAM; from the coding sequence GTGACCCTGACCATGCCCGACCCGATCCTGGATCTGGACGCCTGCTCGCTGGCCGCCGCCACCCGCCGCGGCGACCTGACCGCCAGCGAGGCCGTCCGCACCTACCTGAGCCGCCTGAACGCCCTGAACCCCGCCCTGCGCGCCGTGATCACCGTCAACCCCGCCGCGCAGGCCGACGCCGACACCCTGGACACCCTGAGCGCCGACCGGCGCGGCCCGCTGCACGGCGTGCCCATCCTGATCAAGGACAACATCGACGTGGCCGGCCTGCCCACCACCGCCGGAAGCCTGCTGCTGCGCGCGCACGTCCCCACGCACGACGCGCCGCTCGTCGCGCGCCTGCGGGCCGCCGGGGCCGTGATTCTCGGCAAGGCCAACATGACCGAATGGGCGAACTTCATGACCGTCGGCATGCGCAACGGGTACTCCAGCATGGGCGGGCAGACCGTCAACCCCTGGCAGGCAGACCGGGACACCGGCGGCAGCAGCAGCGGCAGTGGCGTGGCCGTCGCCGCGCGCCTGTGCGCCGCCGCCATCGGCACCGAAACCAGCGGCAGCATCGTCAGTCCCGCCCACCAGAACGGCATGATCGGCCTGAAACCCACCCTGGGCCTCGTGCCCCGCACCGGTATCGTTCCCATCAGCCACAGCCAGGACACCGCCGGACCCATCACCCGCAGCGCCCGCGACGCCGCCCTGATCCTGACCGTGATCGCCGGACCCGACCCGCACGACGAGTCCAGCCGCCTCCTGCCCGTCCCGGACCTCCAGATCCGCGAGACGGCCCTCAACGGCGCGCACGTCGGCCTCATCCGGGACGAACCGCACGTCAGTCCGGCCGAGCAGGCCGCGTTCGACCACATCGCCGCGCTCCTGACCGACCTGAACGCCACCACCCACGACCAGACGTTCCCCACCCGCGCCGAACTCGACGGGACCGGCTGGAACATGGAAGTCCTCGAATACGAATTCGCCAGTGACCTGAACGCCTACCTCGCGGGCGTCACCGACGGCCCCCGCAGCCTCCGCGAGGTCATCGACGCGGGCGACCGCGACCCCGAACGCCTGCTGCGCTACGGGCAGACCCTGCTGCACGCCGCGCAGGGCACCCGCGGCGACACCAGCGAAACCAACTACCGCCGCGCCCGCGCCCGCGACCTGCGCCTGACCCGCACCCGGGGTTTCGATCAACTGTTCGCCGAGGGCCTCGATCTGCTGGTCTTTCCCGGCATTCACGGCTGCGCCCTGGCCGCCAAGGCCGGTTACCCCAGCCTCGCGCTGCCCGTCACCCCTCCCGGCACCGACACCGGCGCGCCCCCCAGCGGCGTCCTGCTGGTCGCCCCCGCCGGACAGGACGGCCGCCTGCTGTCCCTGGCTGCCCACCTGAACCGCGAACTGGGCGGCGTGCGCTTCCCGGCCATGTAG
- a CDS encoding septum site-determining protein MinC: protein MKLRGTLGGMNLLLEPTDTAGSVAEALGVRAALLTGQITLELQSDVDPAALEEALLHIRAAGGTPGRVRAARQPAPPAPTASAAIPAPTPPTLPAAAPAAPAPAAGLPGGRTVIVPHTLRAGFRGEYPGSVIVLGDVNPGAEVMAGGDVIVIGALRGLAHAGQGGHSDAIVWARPIASPQLRIGNAVARAPEGSSLSNMRHREDQPTAEVARLHAGTIQIDTQK, encoded by the coding sequence ATGAAGTTGCGCGGCACGCTTGGCGGCATGAACCTCCTGCTGGAACCCACGGACACGGCCGGGTCGGTCGCCGAGGCACTCGGCGTGCGCGCCGCGCTGCTGACCGGGCAGATCACGCTGGAACTCCAGTCGGACGTGGACCCGGCCGCACTGGAAGAAGCCCTGCTGCACATCCGCGCCGCCGGGGGCACGCCGGGCCGGGTCCGCGCCGCCCGCCAGCCCGCCCCGCCCGCCCCGACTGCCAGCGCCGCCATACCCGCGCCCACCCCCCCCACCCTGCCGGCAGCCGCACCGGCCGCGCCCGCACCGGCGGCCGGTCTGCCCGGCGGGCGCACCGTGATCGTGCCGCACACCCTGCGCGCCGGATTCCGGGGCGAGTACCCCGGCAGCGTGATCGTGCTGGGCGACGTGAACCCCGGCGCGGAAGTCATGGCCGGAGGGGACGTGATCGTCATCGGCGCGCTGCGTGGCCTCGCGCACGCCGGGCAGGGCGGCCACAGCGACGCCATCGTGTGGGCCAGACCCATCGCCAGCCCGCAACTGCGCATCGGAAACGCCGTCGCCCGCGCCCCCGAAGGCAGCAGCCTCAGCAACATGCGCCACCGCGAGGACCAACCCACTGCCGAAGTCGCCCGCCTGCACGCCGGAACCATCCAGATCGACACGCAGAAGTAG